One window of Salmo salar chromosome ssa11, Ssal_v3.1, whole genome shotgun sequence genomic DNA carries:
- the LOC106562991 gene encoding tubulin alpha chain, testis-specific produces MRECISIHVGQAGVQIGNACWELYCLEHGIQPDGQMPSDKTIGGGDDSFNTFFSETGAGKHVPRAVFVDLEPTVVDEVRTGTYRQLFHPEQLITGKEDAANNYARGHYTIGKEIVDLVLDRVRKLSDQCTGLQGFLIFHSFGGGTGSGFASLLMERLSVDYGKKSKLEFAIYPAPQVSTAVVEPYNSILTTHTTLEHSDCAFMVDNEAIYDICRRNLDIERPTYTNLNRLIGQIVSSITASLRFDGALNVDLTEFQTNLVPYPRIHFPLVTYAPVISAEKAYHEMLSVAEITNACFEPANQMVKCDPRHGKYMACCMLYRGDVVPKDVNAAIATIKTKRTIQFVDWCPTGFKVGINYQPPTVVPGGDLAKVQRAVCMLSNTTAIAEAWARLDHKFDLMYAKRAFVHWYVGEGMEEGEFSEAREDLAALEKDYEEVGVDSVEGEAEEGEEY; encoded by the exons ATG CGTGAGTGCATCTCTATCCACGTTGGTCAGGCCGGTGTGCAGATCGGGAATGCCTGCTGGGAACTCTACTGCTTGGAACATGGGATCCAGCCCGATGGGCAGATGCCCAGTGACAAAACCATAGGCGGAGGAGATGACTCCTTCAACACCTTCTTCAGCGAGACTGGAGCGGGAAAACATGTCCCTCGTGCGGTGTTTGTGGACCTCGAACCAACTGTTGTTG ATGAGGTCCGCACCGGGACATACCGTCAGTTGTTCCACCCGGAGCAGCTCATCACCGGTAAGGAGGATGCCGCCAACAACTATGCACGTGGCCACTATACAATTGGCAAGGAGATCGTGGATCTGGTGCTGGACCGAGTTCGCAAGCTG TCAGACCAGTGCACTGGGCTTCAGGGCTTCCTGATCTTCCACAGCTTTGGTGGTGGAACCGGCTCAGGTTTTGCCTCTCTGCTCATGGAGAGACTGTCTGTGGACTATGGCAAGAAGTCCAAACTGGAGTTTGCCATTTACCCCGCCCCTCAG GTGTCCACAGCAGTGGTAGAGCCCTATAATTCTATCCTGACCACCCacaccaccctggaacactcagACTGTGCCTTCATGGTCGACAACGAGGCCATCTACGACATCTGCCGTCGTAACCTGGACATCGAGCGCCCCACCTATACTAACCTCAACAGGCTCATTGGCCAGATCGTCTCCTCCATCACCGCCTCGCTGCGTTTCGATGGAGCCCTTAACGTGGACCTGACTGAGTTCCAGACCAACCTGGTGCCATACCCCCGTATCCACTTCCCCCTGGTCACCTACGCACCCGTCATCTCTGCTGAGAAGGCCTACCACGAGATGCTTTCTGTGGCAGAGATCACCAACGCTTGCTTCGAGCCAGCcaaccagatggtgaagtgtgaccCTCGCCATGGCAAGTACATGGCCTGCTGCATGCTGTATCGTGGGGATGTGGTGCCCAAGGATGTCAATGCTGCCATCGCCACCATCAAGACCAAACGCACTATCCAGTTTGTCGATTGGTGCCCCACCGGCTTCAAG GTAGGTATCAACTACCAGCCACCCACAGTGGTGCCAGGTGGAGATCTTGCCAAGGTCCAGAGAGCCGTTTGCATGTTGAGCAACACCACAGCCATCGCTGAGGCCTGGGCTCGACTCGACCACAAGTTTGATCTGATGTATGCCAAGCGTGCCTTTGTGCACTGGTATGTGGGAGAGGgtatggaggagggagagttCTCTGAGGCCAGAGAAGATCTGGCTGCCCTGGAGAAGGACTACGAGGAAGTCGGAGTGGATTCAGTGGAGGGAGAAgctgaggaaggagaggagtaCTGA